The Streptomyces sp. RKAG293 genome includes a region encoding these proteins:
- a CDS encoding haloalkane dehalogenase: MPTLPVLDSTVHYRESGDPDGLPFVFLHGNPTSSHLWRNVLPGVAAPGRRLLAPDLIGMGESGKPDLAYSFDDHARYLDAWFDALGVTEAVLVGHDWGGALAFDRAARLPGTVRGLAFTETIVKPLVGDEFPATGRELFTLLRTPGVGEEMILEKSLFIEGLPGTLTTPLDPADLDVYRRAFPTPHSRRPVLAWTRMMPLDGEPADVVARIEHYDAWLATSPDVPKLLAAFEPGPGAMTDQGAVAWCEKNIAGLEVTRHGLAGHHSPEDRPEELAAAINAWADRHRLTRP, encoded by the coding sequence ATGCCCACCCTTCCTGTTCTCGACTCCACCGTCCACTACCGGGAGTCCGGCGACCCCGACGGGCTGCCGTTCGTCTTCCTCCACGGCAACCCCACCTCCTCCCACCTGTGGCGGAACGTCCTGCCGGGGGTGGCCGCGCCCGGCCGCCGCCTGCTGGCCCCCGACCTCATCGGCATGGGCGAATCCGGCAAGCCGGACCTCGCCTACTCCTTCGACGACCACGCCCGCTACCTCGACGCCTGGTTCGACGCGCTCGGCGTCACCGAGGCGGTCCTCGTCGGCCACGACTGGGGCGGCGCGCTCGCCTTCGACCGTGCCGCCCGCCTGCCGGGCACCGTCCGCGGCCTCGCCTTCACCGAGACCATCGTCAAGCCGCTGGTCGGCGATGAATTCCCGGCGACCGGACGGGAGTTGTTCACCCTCCTGCGCACCCCCGGGGTGGGTGAGGAGATGATCCTGGAGAAGTCACTGTTCATCGAGGGACTCCCGGGCACGCTCACCACCCCGCTCGACCCTGCCGACCTCGATGTCTACCGACGCGCCTTCCCGACCCCGCACAGCCGCCGGCCGGTTCTGGCGTGGACGCGCATGATGCCGCTGGACGGCGAGCCCGCCGACGTCGTGGCCCGCATCGAGCACTACGACGCCTGGCTGGCCACCAGCCCCGACGTCCCCAAGCTGCTCGCCGCGTTCGAGCCGGGCCCGGGTGCGATGACCGACCAAGGGGCCGTGGCCTGGTGCGAGAAGAACATCGCGGGCCTGGAGGTCACCCGCCACGGCCTGGCCGGCCACCACTCCCCGGAGGACCGCCCCGAGGAACTGGCCGCGGCGATCAATGCCTGGGCCGACCGCCACCGGCTGACCCGCCCGTAG
- a CDS encoding TetR/AcrR family transcriptional regulator has product MNITAPSPARTRGRPRGNPPTRESIVVAARALFLERGYRRTTLRAVAGAAGVDAALIAYHFGSKKGLFADVMQFQCANALAVDDVLVGDPATLPDRLIDAVTDLWEDADFRQLTAQGDESAEVIREYLEQELLARLVEFLGGRDATARATAVVTILGGLIYTRYLNPLPTPAALTPSETRHVLTPALRAALTPRTRTTATTRAAPRG; this is encoded by the coding sequence ATGAATATCACCGCCCCCTCCCCCGCACGCACGCGCGGCCGCCCGCGCGGCAACCCGCCGACCCGCGAATCGATCGTCGTGGCGGCCCGTGCGCTGTTCCTGGAGCGCGGCTACCGGCGCACCACCCTGCGCGCGGTGGCCGGCGCCGCCGGGGTCGACGCGGCACTCATCGCGTACCACTTCGGTTCGAAGAAAGGCCTGTTCGCGGACGTGATGCAGTTCCAGTGCGCCAACGCACTGGCAGTGGACGACGTCCTCGTCGGCGACCCGGCCACCCTCCCCGACCGCCTGATCGACGCCGTGACGGATCTGTGGGAGGACGCCGACTTCCGCCAGCTCACCGCTCAGGGCGACGAGTCCGCCGAGGTGATCCGCGAATATCTGGAACAGGAGCTGCTGGCCCGGCTTGTTGAATTTCTCGGCGGCCGGGACGCGACCGCCCGCGCCACGGCCGTGGTGACGATCCTCGGCGGCCTCATCTACACCCGCTACCTCAACCCCCTCCCCACCCCCGCCGCCCTCACCCCCTCCGAGACCCGCCACGTCCTCACCCCGGCACTGCGCGCGGCCCTGAC
- a CDS encoding TIGR03618 family F420-dependent PPOX class oxidoreductase — protein MTRATVELPVVTRAFFARPHTATFTTLRPDGTPHVTPVRFTFHATTGLARVTTRAGARKARNVAAGGPAARVALCQADGFDWVTLEGRAAVTDDPARLAEAVRRYTVRYRAAPPAPPDLVVIEIAVDRVLSLNLPLPVLKAK, from the coding sequence GTGACCCGGGCGACCGTTGAACTCCCGGTCGTCACCAGGGCGTTCTTCGCCCGTCCGCACACGGCCACCTTCACCACCCTCCGTCCCGACGGCACCCCGCACGTCACGCCCGTCCGCTTCACGTTCCACGCGACCACGGGTCTTGCCCGGGTGACCACCCGGGCGGGAGCCCGCAAGGCCCGGAACGTGGCGGCGGGCGGCCCCGCGGCCCGGGTCGCGCTCTGCCAGGCGGACGGCTTCGACTGGGTCACCCTCGAAGGCCGTGCGGCCGTCACCGACGACCCCGCGCGCCTTGCCGAGGCGGTCCGCCGCTACACCGTCCGCTACCGGGCGGCGCCGCCCGCCCCGCCGGACCTGGTCGTCATCGAGATCGCCGTCGACCGCGTTCTGAGCCTCAACCTTCCCCTCCCCGTACTGAAAGCGAAGTGA
- a CDS encoding BTAD domain-containing putative transcriptional regulator, with product MMTDLSLLPRVAYRGQEVTAPRLRGLLALLAGELRTGCSTERLVAGLWPDELPERPGKALQVLVSRARAQLGPDVIASTPAGYRLTLAEERVDSSALLLHATASADRARAGEHAASLAAAEAGLALWKDTPDEAGDTYDPVAALRTARVPVRDTLLRARALALARLGRHAEAAGPLAVAASEHPRDEEVLAELLRGEAATAGPSTALTRYEAYRRELRDELGTDPGAGLQAVQQELLRGEAPAVRHGVPHEPNPLLGREEDIAAVERLLRASRAVTVSGPGGPGGLGKTRLAHAVSRRAEQRVVYFVPLAGVTADADVTAEVASALGAGEGRPGAMSGHAPADPVSGILGVLGSGPALLVLDNCEQVIRGAADLVQALVSSSGDLRVLATSRAPLGLTSEAVYALPELGLDTAVELFTQRARAARPGVELPPDAVAELCRHLDGLPLAVELAAARVRVLSVPEIARRLGDRFALLRGGARDTPERHRTLHAVVEWSWNLLPEDVRNALRTLSVFPGGFSGEAAEQVLGEDTLFLLEQLAGQSLLTVADTPVGVRFRMLETVREFSAARRAETGGDEEAVGRFLAWARDFGVAYHDVLFSSERPAAWERIRAEQDNLVLALRHALARTDGPAIAALTAVLSALWSTASDFPRLAALVEETGPPLSHYHPGPEYVEVARAAAVLGTATVFMGPGPRALRQLVTLRRLPLAPPDTLLRAIAVVLSAVPEMLPPDYAVLRALCDSEQPLVAGLAECVACYVWEYEHDIDRALDSARRMVVALAPVDNPSVRLTVHSRLSELCLRTGQGEEAYEHLQAALKVLPWLGDGHDYIGIRSLLVLACLQRDDPEEAEYWLRQAEGDDTPQQDTFYRPDLGGRAEIALARGLTEVGLGLWRSAVEGMLAAGSMHGGDAWRDPWALQIQSVLVTAHAHAGRLELVADQVDRLWQRLRNLLTGPLGPSELPLLGTVLHALGMAGLASGDASAVRMIALAERLRVLREFQPTMSADRARQAAEEADRAAYADAVSEYAALGRDELRAAARAFTSGRG from the coding sequence GTGATGACCGACCTGAGCCTGCTGCCCCGCGTCGCCTATCGCGGGCAGGAGGTCACCGCGCCCCGGCTCCGCGGGCTCCTCGCACTGCTGGCGGGCGAGTTGCGCACGGGCTGCAGCACCGAGCGGCTGGTGGCAGGGCTGTGGCCGGACGAGTTGCCGGAGCGGCCGGGAAAGGCGCTGCAGGTCCTCGTGTCCAGGGCGCGGGCGCAGCTGGGCCCCGACGTCATCGCCAGCACGCCGGCCGGGTACCGGCTCACCCTCGCCGAGGAACGGGTCGACAGCTCCGCCCTGTTGCTGCATGCCACCGCGAGCGCGGACCGGGCCAGGGCCGGGGAGCACGCGGCATCGCTGGCTGCTGCCGAGGCCGGGCTCGCGCTGTGGAAGGACACCCCCGACGAGGCCGGCGACACCTACGACCCCGTAGCCGCGTTGCGCACCGCGCGCGTCCCCGTCCGCGACACGCTCCTACGCGCGCGGGCGCTCGCGCTCGCCCGGCTGGGGCGGCACGCGGAGGCGGCCGGGCCGCTGGCCGTGGCCGCTTCGGAGCATCCGCGCGACGAGGAGGTACTCGCCGAGCTGCTGCGCGGCGAGGCGGCGACGGCGGGCCCGTCCACCGCGCTGACGCGCTACGAGGCGTACCGCCGTGAGCTGCGCGACGAGCTCGGCACCGATCCGGGCGCCGGTCTCCAGGCCGTGCAACAGGAGCTGCTGCGCGGCGAGGCACCCGCCGTCCGGCACGGCGTACCGCACGAGCCGAACCCGCTCCTGGGCCGGGAGGAGGACATCGCGGCGGTGGAGCGATTGCTGCGCGCTTCCCGCGCTGTCACCGTCAGCGGCCCCGGCGGCCCCGGCGGCCTCGGCAAGACCCGGCTCGCGCACGCCGTCAGCCGCCGGGCCGAGCAGCGTGTGGTGTATTTCGTGCCACTCGCGGGCGTCACCGCGGACGCGGACGTGACCGCGGAGGTGGCCTCCGCGCTCGGCGCGGGCGAGGGGCGGCCCGGCGCCATGAGCGGCCATGCACCGGCCGACCCGGTGTCCGGCATCCTCGGTGTGCTCGGTTCCGGGCCCGCGCTGCTGGTCCTCGACAACTGCGAGCAGGTCATCCGGGGCGCCGCCGACCTCGTGCAGGCCCTCGTCTCGTCCTCCGGGGACCTGCGGGTGCTCGCCACCAGCCGGGCTCCCCTCGGCCTGACGTCGGAGGCGGTGTACGCGCTGCCGGAGCTCGGCCTCGACACCGCGGTCGAGCTGTTCACGCAGCGGGCCCGGGCCGCCCGGCCCGGCGTGGAGCTGCCACCGGACGCGGTCGCCGAACTGTGCCGCCACCTCGACGGGCTGCCGCTCGCCGTGGAGCTGGCCGCGGCGCGGGTACGGGTGCTCTCGGTGCCGGAGATCGCCCGCCGCCTCGGCGACCGGTTCGCGCTGCTGCGCGGCGGGGCGCGGGACACACCGGAGCGCCACCGCACGCTGCACGCGGTCGTGGAGTGGAGCTGGAACCTGCTCCCGGAGGACGTCAGGAACGCGCTGCGCACGCTGTCCGTCTTCCCCGGCGGTTTCTCCGGCGAAGCGGCGGAGCAGGTGCTCGGCGAGGACACGCTGTTCCTGCTGGAACAGTTGGCCGGTCAGTCGCTGCTCACCGTCGCCGACACCCCGGTCGGCGTGCGGTTCCGGATGCTGGAGACCGTACGGGAGTTCAGCGCGGCCCGGCGAGCGGAGACCGGCGGGGACGAGGAGGCCGTCGGCCGGTTCCTCGCCTGGGCGCGGGACTTCGGGGTGGCGTATCACGACGTCCTCTTCAGCTCGGAACGGCCGGCCGCCTGGGAGCGGATCAGGGCCGAGCAGGACAACCTCGTGCTGGCCCTGCGGCACGCCCTGGCCCGTACGGACGGCCCCGCCATCGCCGCCCTCACCGCCGTCCTCTCCGCTCTGTGGTCCACCGCCTCCGACTTCCCCCGTCTCGCCGCCCTCGTCGAGGAGACCGGCCCGCCGCTGTCGCACTACCACCCCGGACCCGAGTACGTCGAAGTCGCCCGCGCCGCGGCGGTGTTGGGTACGGCGACCGTGTTCATGGGCCCCGGCCCGCGCGCCCTACGCCAGCTCGTCACCCTCCGGCGGCTGCCCCTGGCCCCGCCGGACACGCTGCTGCGCGCCATCGCGGTCGTGCTGAGCGCGGTTCCCGAGATGCTGCCTCCCGACTACGCAGTGCTGCGGGCACTCTGCGACAGCGAGCAGCCGCTGGTCGCCGGCCTCGCCGAGTGCGTCGCCTGCTACGTCTGGGAGTACGAGCACGACATCGACCGCGCGCTGGACTCGGCCCGCCGGATGGTCGTCGCACTGGCGCCGGTCGACAATCCGTCCGTGCGGCTCACGGTGCACTCCCGGCTGAGCGAGCTGTGCTTGCGGACGGGGCAGGGCGAGGAAGCGTACGAGCATCTCCAGGCGGCGCTCAAGGTGCTGCCGTGGCTCGGCGACGGGCACGACTACATCGGCATCCGCTCGCTCCTCGTCCTCGCCTGCCTGCAGCGCGACGACCCCGAAGAGGCCGAGTACTGGCTGCGGCAGGCGGAGGGCGACGACACCCCGCAGCAGGACACCTTCTACCGGCCGGACCTCGGCGGGCGCGCCGAGATCGCGCTCGCCCGCGGACTGACGGAGGTCGGGCTGGGACTGTGGCGCAGCGCTGTCGAGGGCATGCTCGCGGCCGGCTCGATGCACGGCGGCGACGCCTGGCGCGACCCGTGGGCGTTGCAGATCCAGTCGGTGCTGGTGACGGCGCACGCGCACGCCGGCCGTCTCGAGCTGGTCGCGGACCAGGTCGACCGGCTGTGGCAGCGCCTGCGGAACCTGCTCACCGGTCCGCTCGGCCCGTCGGAGCTACCGCTGCTCGGGACGGTGCTGCACGCGCTCGGCATGGCGGGGCTCGCGTCCGGCGACGCCTCCGCCGTACGGATGATCGCGCTGGCCGAACGGCTGCGGGTGCTGCGCGAGTTCCAGCCGACGATGTCGGCGGACCGCGCCCGGCAGGCGGCCGAGGAGGCCGACAGGGCGGCGTACGCCGACGCGGTGTCGGAGTACGCCGCCCTGGGGCGGGACGAGCTGCGGGCGGCGGCCCGAGCGTTCACTTCGGGTCGCGGTTGA
- a CDS encoding LysR family transcriptional regulator — protein sequence MDVDTRLLRYFVAVAEEGNLTRAAERLFVSQPALTKQIRHLEAQLGVPLFTRSRAGMALTEPGRALAERVPALLADWDQVLRETKGAAGRAARVLRIGFMASAANEATQHIIAAFTHRRPGWRVEMRQASWSNPSAGLTGGDVDVALLRLPFPGQDALRVESLFTEPRWVALPAAHPFATRDLIPFPDLWDEPFVAAPTESGWWRDHWLATDERDGHPVRIGAVTDQPDDWLSAIANGYGVALAPESAARFYARPGVSYRPVSGVSPSQVGVAWAPADDTDPVIQDFVRCCLDTRPPNATTGGSAGGGRPRH from the coding sequence ATGGATGTCGACACCCGGCTCTTGCGCTACTTCGTCGCCGTGGCCGAGGAAGGAAACCTCACCCGCGCCGCGGAACGGCTCTTCGTCTCCCAACCGGCCCTGACCAAGCAGATCAGGCACCTGGAGGCCCAGCTCGGAGTCCCGCTGTTCACCCGCTCCCGGGCCGGCATGGCCCTCACCGAACCGGGCCGTGCCCTGGCGGAGCGGGTACCCGCCCTGCTGGCCGATTGGGACCAGGTGCTGCGGGAGACGAAGGGCGCGGCGGGCCGGGCAGCTCGCGTGCTGAGGATCGGCTTCATGGCCAGCGCCGCCAACGAGGCCACCCAGCACATCATCGCGGCGTTCACCCACCGTCGGCCGGGCTGGAGGGTGGAGATGCGGCAGGCCTCATGGTCGAACCCGAGCGCCGGGCTCACCGGCGGAGATGTCGACGTCGCCCTGCTGCGGCTGCCCTTCCCCGGCCAGGACGCCCTGCGGGTGGAGTCGCTGTTCACCGAGCCCCGCTGGGTCGCGCTCCCGGCGGCCCACCCCTTCGCCACCCGCGACCTGATCCCCTTCCCGGACCTGTGGGACGAGCCGTTCGTGGCAGCCCCAACCGAATCGGGCTGGTGGCGGGACCACTGGCTGGCCACCGACGAACGCGACGGCCACCCGGTCCGCATCGGCGCAGTCACCGACCAACCAGACGACTGGCTCAGCGCGATCGCCAACGGCTACGGCGTCGCCCTCGCCCCCGAGTCCGCCGCCCGCTTCTATGCCCGCCCCGGCGTCAGCTACCGACCCGTCAGCGGAGTCAGCCCCAGCCAGGTCGGCGTCGCCTGGGCACCCGCCGACGACACCGACCCCGTCATCCAGGACTTCGTCCGCTGCTGCCTGGACACCAGACCCCCCAACGCGACTACGGGCGGGTCAGCCGGTGGCGGTCGGCCCAGGCATTGA
- a CDS encoding DoxX family protein, protein MFIAFAVVTVITIVLNAGIAIADFSRAGFVLANSAEVGLPPSLLPLLATLKAAGAVGLLLGLLGAQFVGIAAAIGLVLFFTGALAVHFRARVFYNIAFPGAYFSAAVASLVLAVMRIT, encoded by the coding sequence ATGTTCATCGCCTTCGCCGTCGTCACCGTCATCACGATCGTGCTCAACGCTGGAATCGCCATTGCTGACTTCTCAAGGGCCGGGTTCGTGCTCGCCAACTCGGCTGAAGTCGGCCTTCCACCGTCCCTGCTCCCGCTGCTCGCCACGCTCAAAGCCGCCGGAGCTGTCGGGCTCCTGCTCGGGCTGCTGGGTGCTCAGTTCGTCGGCATCGCCGCCGCGATCGGACTGGTGCTGTTCTTCACCGGCGCCCTCGCCGTCCACTTCCGTGCCCGGGTGTTCTACAACATCGCCTTTCCCGGTGCCTACTTCTCCGCGGCCGTCGCATCGCTCGTCCTCGCCGTCATGAGAATTACGTAG
- a CDS encoding NAD(P)H-binding protein, protein MRIAVFGANGPTGRHLTEQALATGHEVVAVTRRPGSIAERPGLTVAVADATDPAAVDAAIGGTDAVLSALGARFSKETITTYSASATAITEAMHRHGIKRLLAVSSSIADPDWRPSGAHFFNHVLDPLVNRRLGRTLHEDMRRMEAVIRRTDLDWTLVRPSGLFEHPVVTGYHTEETSADGVFTARADLAASMLRELEERWYVRTAMGVVTTDVKPNIAKLIWNEGVKKK, encoded by the coding sequence ATGCGTATCGCAGTCTTCGGCGCCAATGGACCGACCGGCCGCCACCTCACAGAACAGGCCCTCGCAACCGGCCACGAGGTCGTCGCCGTGACCCGCCGCCCCGGCTCCATCGCCGAGCGGCCCGGCCTGACCGTGGCCGTCGCCGACGCCACCGACCCGGCAGCCGTCGACGCCGCGATCGGCGGGACGGACGCCGTCCTGTCCGCGCTGGGCGCGCGCTTCAGCAAGGAGACCATCACCACGTACTCCGCGAGCGCCACCGCCATCACGGAGGCCATGCACCGGCACGGCATCAAGCGGCTGCTCGCCGTCAGCTCCAGCATCGCCGACCCGGACTGGCGTCCCAGCGGAGCGCACTTCTTCAACCATGTGCTGGACCCGCTGGTGAACCGACGCCTCGGCCGCACCCTCCACGAGGACATGCGCCGCATGGAGGCCGTGATCCGTCGGACGGACCTCGACTGGACCCTCGTGCGGCCGTCCGGCCTCTTCGAGCACCCCGTCGTCACGGGTTACCACACCGAAGAGACCAGCGCCGACGGCGTCTTCACCGCCCGTGCCGACCTCGCCGCGAGCATGCTGCGCGAGCTGGAGGAGCGGTGGTACGTGCGTACGGCCATGGGGGTCGTCACCACGGACGTGAAGCCGAACATCGCCAAGCTGATCTGGAACGAGGGCGTGAAGAAGAAGTGA
- a CDS encoding ABC transporter permease, with translation MSALSLAVRDSSTMLRRNLLHACRYPSLTLNLLLTPIMLLLLFVYIFGDVMSTGIGGADRSDYIAYLVPGILMMTIGGTVIGTAVSVSTDMNEGIIARFRTMAIHRGSVLVGHVVGSVLQCIASVVLVGAVAVAIGFRSTDATALEWLAALGLLALFSLALTWIAVGMGMASPSAEGASNSAQPLILLPLISSAFIPADTMPGWFRPIAEYQPFTPAIETLRGLLLGTEIGDNWWIAIVWCVGLTALGYRWSTASFNRDPK, from the coding sequence ATGAGCGCCCTCTCCCTCGCCGTCCGCGACTCGTCCACGATGCTGCGCCGCAACCTGCTGCACGCGTGCCGCTATCCGTCCCTCACCCTGAACCTGCTGCTCACGCCGATCATGTTGCTGCTGCTCTTCGTCTACATCTTCGGAGACGTGATGAGCACGGGGATCGGCGGCGCCGACCGCTCCGACTACATCGCCTACCTCGTCCCGGGCATCCTGATGATGACCATCGGCGGCACTGTGATCGGGACCGCGGTGTCGGTCTCCACCGATATGAACGAGGGCATCATCGCCCGCTTCCGCACGATGGCGATCCACCGCGGCTCGGTGCTCGTCGGGCACGTGGTCGGCAGTGTGCTGCAGTGCATCGCCAGTGTGGTCCTCGTCGGCGCCGTCGCCGTGGCCATCGGCTTCCGGTCCACGGACGCCACGGCTCTGGAGTGGCTGGCGGCGCTCGGGCTGCTCGCGCTGTTCTCGCTGGCGCTCACCTGGATCGCGGTCGGGATGGGCATGGCCAGCCCGAGCGCCGAGGGGGCCAGCAACAGCGCACAGCCGCTGATCCTGCTTCCGCTCATCTCGAGCGCCTTCATCCCGGCCGACACGATGCCGGGCTGGTTCCGGCCCATCGCCGAGTACCAGCCGTTCACGCCCGCCATCGAGACCCTGCGCGGCCTGCTGCTCGGCACCGAGATCGGCGACAACTGGTGGATCGCGATCGTGTGGTGCGTCGGCCTGACCGCGCTCGGCTACCGCTGGTCGACGGCGTCGTTCAACCGCGACCCGAAGTGA